One window of Nostoc sp. C052 genomic DNA carries:
- a CDS encoding Ppx/GppA phosphatase family protein, with translation MLNLVSASWESVPTQPSKQHRIIAAIDLGTNSLHMVVVKIDPTLPAFSIIAREKETVRLGDRDLTTGELKPEIIKKAIAACGRFQEVAKTINAETIIAVATSAVREAPNGKDFLHQIETELGLSVNLISGQEEARRIYLGVLSGMEFHNQPHTIIDIGGGSTELILGDSQQPRTLTSTKVGAVRLTGELITTDPISNTEFQYLQAYARGMLERSVEELLANLEFGESPRLVGTAGTIETLAIIHAREKSGVIPSTLNGYQFSLKDLQELVNRLRKLSNSERADIPGMPEKRAEVILAGAVILQEAMTLLGAESVTVCERSLREGVIVDWMLTHGLIEDKLRYQSSVRERNVLKLANKYHINLEYSDRVAKFAESLFDQTQGTLHHWGSDERQLLWSAAILHNCGHYISHSSHHKHSYYLIRNGELLGYTETEIEIIANLARYHRKSPPKKKHESYQSLLTKHQRQMVSQLSAILRLAVALDRRQIGAIAQVQCEYYQQLRQVNLLIFPSQPDDDCALELWSLDYKKGVFEEEFGVKLVATLEKFSVANLS, from the coding sequence ATGCTGAATTTAGTTTCGGCTAGCTGGGAGAGTGTTCCAACTCAACCATCTAAGCAACATCGGATTATTGCTGCCATTGACTTGGGAACGAATTCTCTACACATGGTAGTAGTCAAGATTGACCCCACACTACCAGCTTTCAGCATTATTGCCAGAGAAAAAGAAACTGTCAGACTTGGCGATCGCGATCTCACTACTGGGGAACTCAAACCGGAGATAATTAAAAAGGCGATCGCGGCTTGTGGACGTTTCCAAGAAGTTGCCAAAACTATCAACGCTGAAACTATCATCGCGGTGGCAACTAGTGCTGTGCGAGAAGCCCCCAATGGGAAAGATTTTTTGCACCAAATAGAAACAGAGTTAGGTTTAAGCGTTAACTTGATATCTGGTCAAGAAGAAGCGCGACGAATCTATCTTGGTGTACTATCGGGCATGGAATTTCACAACCAGCCTCATACCATTATTGACATTGGCGGTGGTTCCACAGAATTGATTTTGGGCGATAGTCAACAACCGCGTACTCTCACCAGTACCAAAGTTGGTGCAGTGCGACTCACTGGCGAGTTAATTACCACTGACCCCATCAGTAACACCGAGTTTCAGTATCTCCAAGCTTATGCACGCGGAATGTTGGAACGTTCTGTAGAAGAATTGTTAGCAAACCTAGAATTTGGGGAATCTCCGCGTTTGGTGGGTACTGCGGGCACAATTGAAACCCTGGCAATAATTCATGCACGAGAAAAGTCGGGTGTTATTCCTTCTACTCTCAATGGCTACCAGTTTAGTCTTAAAGACTTGCAAGAGTTAGTAAATCGCTTGCGGAAACTGAGTAATTCTGAAAGGGCTGATATACCAGGGATGCCAGAGAAGCGCGCTGAAGTTATACTCGCGGGTGCAGTCATATTACAGGAAGCAATGACCCTTTTGGGTGCTGAGTCGGTAACAGTTTGTGAGCGTTCTCTGAGAGAGGGCGTCATCGTAGACTGGATGCTAACTCACGGTTTAATTGAAGACAAGCTGCGCTACCAAAGTTCAGTTCGGGAACGAAATGTTCTCAAACTCGCTAATAAGTACCACATCAATTTAGAATACAGCGATCGCGTGGCGAAATTTGCCGAGAGTTTATTTGATCAAACTCAAGGTACTCTACACCACTGGGGATCTGACGAGCGACAATTGCTGTGGTCAGCAGCAATATTACACAATTGCGGTCACTATATCAGCCATTCCTCTCACCATAAGCACTCTTACTATCTAATTCGCAATGGAGAATTACTCGGTTATACAGAAACCGAGATTGAAATCATTGCCAATTTAGCGCGTTATCATCGCAAATCGCCGCCCAAGAAAAAACATGAAAGTTACCAGAGTTTGCTGACTAAACACCAGCGACAAATGGTCAGTCAATTAAGTGCAATTTTAAGATTGGCAGTGGCGTTAGATAGACGACAAATTGGTGCGATCGCTCAAGTGCAATGTGAGTATTATCAACAACTCCGGCAGGTCAACTTGCTAATTTTCCCATCTCAACCTGATGATGATTGTGCTTTAGAACTCTGGAGTTTAGATTATAAAAAAGGAGTGTTTGAGGAAGAATTTGGAGTGAAATTAGTAGCGACTTTAGAAAAGTTTAGTGTTGCGAACTTGTCTTAG
- a CDS encoding cadmium resistance transporter, with translation MDWLIATIKIGLATAVATTFDDNIYLTAFFSEVNRTFRPQHVVVGEILGFTALVIVSLIGFLVGLAIPSTWTGLLGILPILIGLNNLLNLNKDDSAEDKSANLKRNSKFHGFDSRKRSLWDVIRDPQTYRVSAVTISNGGNNLGIYIPLFATSSIQNLSVIVPVCYFIVCCWLFMSYNLTRLPGIALVLSRYASKIFPFVLMWLGFRILMDSESYRIFLPNT, from the coding sequence ATGGATTGGTTAATTGCGACAATTAAAATCGGGCTAGCTACGGCTGTGGCAACAACGTTTGACGACAATATTTATCTGACTGCTTTTTTTAGCGAGGTTAATCGGACTTTTCGTCCTCAACATGTTGTAGTTGGTGAGATTCTGGGGTTCACGGCTTTAGTGATAGTAAGTTTAATTGGGTTCTTAGTGGGTCTAGCAATTCCTTCAACTTGGACTGGTCTACTAGGGATTTTACCGATACTCATTGGCCTGAACAATTTGCTCAACCTGAATAAGGATGATTCAGCCGAAGATAAGTCAGCCAATCTGAAAAGAAACTCTAAATTTCACGGATTTGATTCCAGAAAGCGATCGCTCTGGGATGTAATTCGCGATCCCCAGACTTATCGTGTCTCTGCGGTAACAATTTCCAACGGCGGCAACAATCTTGGGATCTATATCCCTCTGTTTGCCACTAGCTCAATCCAAAATCTTAGTGTAATCGTACCAGTTTGCTATTTTATTGTTTGCTGCTGGTTATTTATGTCCTACAATCTGACTCGTCTACCTGGTATCGCTTTGGTACTCAGCCGTTATGCTAGCAAGATTTTCCCCTTCGTGCTGATGTGGCTGGGTTTCAGAATTTTGATGGACAGCGAATCCTATCGGATTTTTTTACCGAACACTTGA
- a CDS encoding aliphatic sulfonate ABC transporter substrate-binding protein has translation MISRLIDLLPKCTGQNILRSLRSATRRSATYRFAVLFSIGLVSILVLPLVFDGHAIAASESGNQFQLSKSSTIQLIETVGLFMGGIIFCIVLDRWFSQRSAQSSNTPLAEQARRLKQLKIGYPEGMTNLEVLRDQGLLENRLRPYGLIITWTSFLSASSLIEALSNGTIDFCGGGGTASIFSQAADHVFVRVAKEKYTAPKGQAILVPEDSPIQTLADLKGKKIAFDKGSSAHYILVRSLAKVGLDFNDIEPVYLTQPEALPRFRRGELDAWVIWVPYTATQARSAYPGRSITDLESIFGDKASVEVPTYYYAIPELVRDYPDLLKVILEEVNEAGTWAKKQELEAVKRLAKHHEIDPSIVELLQKHSGERAIIPIDDQSLNALQHQANIFRDLNLIPERVNVKDGTYSLQTKQNWTY, from the coding sequence ATGATTAGCCGTTTGATTGACCTTCTGCCTAAATGCACGGGTCAAAACATCTTACGGTCGCTCAGATCAGCCACTCGTAGATCGGCTACCTACAGGTTTGCAGTTTTATTTTCCATCGGACTTGTCTCGATTTTGGTCTTACCTCTAGTTTTTGACGGTCATGCTATTGCTGCTTCTGAATCTGGTAATCAGTTCCAACTATCCAAAAGCTCCACAATCCAGTTAATCGAAACCGTGGGACTGTTTATGGGGGGGATAATTTTCTGTATAGTTTTGGATCGCTGGTTTTCTCAGCGTTCTGCTCAATCTAGCAACACGCCCTTAGCAGAGCAAGCGCGGCGGCTCAAGCAACTCAAAATTGGATATCCAGAGGGGATGACAAATCTGGAAGTTCTCCGCGATCAAGGCTTGCTGGAAAACCGTTTGCGACCTTATGGGCTGATTATTACCTGGACGAGTTTTTTATCAGCCTCTTCTCTGATAGAAGCACTGAGCAATGGGACAATTGATTTCTGCGGCGGCGGTGGTACAGCCAGCATCTTCTCTCAAGCGGCAGATCATGTATTTGTGCGGGTGGCTAAAGAAAAATATACTGCTCCCAAAGGTCAAGCAATTTTGGTGCCGGAAGATTCGCCGATTCAGACACTAGCAGACCTGAAGGGTAAAAAGATCGCTTTTGACAAAGGCTCAAGCGCACATTATATACTTGTGCGATCGCTGGCAAAAGTCGGCCTCGATTTTAACGACATCGAGCCAGTTTATCTTACCCAACCGGAGGCGCTGCCCCGATTCCGTCGAGGTGAACTTGATGCTTGGGTGATTTGGGTTCCCTACACAGCAACTCAAGCCCGAAGCGCTTACCCAGGGCGATCGATTACAGACCTAGAAAGCATATTTGGTGACAAAGCCTCCGTGGAAGTTCCCACTTATTACTATGCAATTCCCGAATTGGTACGCGACTATCCCGACTTACTCAAGGTGATTTTAGAAGAGGTAAACGAAGCTGGAACTTGGGCTAAGAAACAGGAATTAGAAGCTGTTAAACGATTGGCAAAACACCATGAAATCGATCCATCGATTGTAGAACTTTTACAAAAACATAGTGGCGAACGCGCTATCATCCCGATTGACGACCAATCGCTCAATGCTTTACAACATCAGGCAAATATATTTAGAGATTTAAATCTAATTCCTGAGCGGGTAAATGTGAAAGATGGAACCTATAGTTTGCAGACTAAGCAAAACTGGACTTATTAA
- a CDS encoding phosphotransferase yields MNSSSAHPLIDEAILTTVVHRILESTTATLVEWQAKAIAHHIINNVTAGLQRITGIANNGSEQLSWSVILKILHLQPKNAGSIFNSSQDPTHWNYWQREALIYTSGILDNLTGDLVAPRCYAITKPSANVIWLWLEDIQGIPGTAWPLERFGVAARHLGYLQGSYVIAPSLPSEPWLSRNWHRVWVSNIDPTALEGWREPATWQHPLLKEIFSTTIADRVLDLWSDRQILLDAVDKAPRTLCHFDISPNNLFARYNAHGDDQTVLIDWSFVGYGVLGEDIVNLVLDSIFLLFVDGSSLIPLEKIVLEGYLAGLRSAGWNGDERVVRFTYSAIAAVHFGLIAGRLLKLVQNESRHSWLEQRFGRSFDEIITSRAIAITHALELADEARLLLRFL; encoded by the coding sequence ATGAATTCATCTTCTGCACATCCGCTAATTGATGAGGCAATATTAACGACTGTTGTACATCGCATACTTGAGAGTACAACTGCTACGCTAGTTGAATGGCAAGCTAAAGCGATCGCTCATCATATTATTAATAACGTCACAGCTGGTTTGCAGCGTATCACTGGTATTGCTAACAATGGTAGCGAACAATTATCTTGGTCAGTAATTCTAAAAATTTTACACCTCCAACCAAAGAATGCTGGCTCTATTTTCAATTCTTCTCAAGACCCCACACACTGGAATTACTGGCAACGCGAGGCGCTGATATATACATCGGGAATCCTTGATAATTTGACTGGCGACTTAGTAGCCCCCCGTTGCTACGCGATTACAAAACCATCTGCCAATGTTATCTGGTTGTGGCTGGAAGATATTCAAGGCATTCCCGGTACTGCGTGGCCTCTAGAGCGCTTTGGTGTGGCGGCTCGTCACCTTGGTTATTTACAAGGAAGCTATGTAATAGCGCCATCATTGCCTTCTGAGCCTTGGCTGAGTCGTAACTGGCATCGAGTATGGGTGTCTAATATCGATCCTACTGCTTTAGAAGGTTGGCGAGAACCGGCTACATGGCAGCACCCACTTCTAAAAGAGATATTTTCCACAACAATAGCTGATCGCGTGCTGGATTTGTGGAGCGATCGCCAAATTCTCCTTGATGCTGTGGACAAAGCACCTCGTACACTCTGCCACTTTGATATTTCGCCCAACAATTTGTTTGCTCGGTATAACGCGCATGGCGATGACCAAACCGTTCTCATCGATTGGTCTTTTGTTGGCTATGGCGTTCTAGGAGAAGACATCGTAAATCTTGTGCTAGACAGCATTTTCTTGCTATTCGTCGATGGTTCATCACTGATACCGCTAGAAAAAATTGTGCTTGAGGGATACTTGGCGGGGTTGCGTTCGGCTGGGTGGAATGGGGATGAGCGTGTAGTACGCTTTACATATTCGGCGATCGCGGCAGTTCATTTTGGTTTAATAGCAGGGAGGTTGTTAAAGCTAGTACAAAACGAATCTCGTCACAGTTGGCTTGAGCAGCGCTTTGGGCGATCTTTTGACGAAATTATCACATCAAGAGCGATCGCTATTACCCATGCTTTAGAACTGGCAGATGAAGCCAGATTATTGCTTCGTTTTTTGTAA
- a CDS encoding RibD family protein, which translates to MSAIQTTVVLAMTADGKISAVDPKAPRESDVADQAHLEYQVSLADLVLVGAGTIRAEGGTFSIRNPELLAAREVRGQSPQPITCVVSGSLDLSPDLPFLSQDIERWIFTTRTGLERNSDTTILHKLAELIDLGDTNLDWDRAYTLMAERGIHKVVALGGGSLTAALLQAGRIDDWWLTIWPVIYGGKHAPSPVEGEGFIPSAAPHLQLIETRQVGSELFLHYRTLK; encoded by the coding sequence ATGTCAGCTATCCAAACAACTGTGGTTCTTGCCATGACGGCCGATGGAAAAATTAGTGCCGTAGATCCGAAAGCGCCTCGTGAATCCGATGTAGCCGATCAAGCACACCTGGAGTATCAAGTTTCTCTTGCCGATTTAGTCCTAGTAGGAGCAGGGACAATTCGGGCTGAGGGAGGAACTTTTTCAATTCGCAATCCTGAGTTGTTGGCAGCACGTGAGGTTCGAGGTCAGTCTCCTCAGCCTATTACCTGTGTTGTCTCAGGTTCCCTAGACCTATCGCCAGACTTGCCTTTTTTGAGTCAGGATATTGAGCGATGGATATTCACAACACGGACTGGTTTAGAGCGCAATTCTGATACAACAATCCTGCACAAACTGGCTGAATTAATTGATTTGGGAGATACAAACCTAGACTGGGATCGGGCTTATACCTTGATGGCGGAGCGGGGTATTCACAAAGTTGTTGCTTTAGGAGGCGGCTCTTTAACAGCTGCTCTATTGCAAGCAGGACGAATTGACGATTGGTGGTTAACTATTTGGCCAGTCATTTATGGAGGAAAGCACGCTCCTAGCCCAGTAGAGGGAGAGGGTTTTATTCCTAGTGCGGCTCCTCATCTTCAACTCATCGAAACTCGTCAGGTTGGAAGTGAGCTGTTTTTACACTACCGCACACTCAAGTGA
- the psbA gene encoding photosystem II q(b) protein, with protein sequence MTTTLQRRESANVWDRFCEWITSTNNRIYIGWFGVVMIPTLLAATACFVIAFIAAPPVDIDGIREPVAGSLIYGNNIISGAVVPSSNAIGLHFYPIWEAASLDEWLYNGGPYQLVIFHFLIGIFCYMGREWELSYRLGMRPWIAIAYSAPVAAASAVFLVYPIGQGSFSDGMPLGISGTFNFMIVFQAEHNILMHPFHQLGVAGVFGGSLFSAMHGSLVTSSLVRETTETESQNYGYKFGQEEETYNIVAAHGYFGRLIFQYASFNNSRSLHFFLAAWPVIGIWFTALGVSTMAFNLNGFNFNQSIIDSEGRVIATWADVINRANLGMEVMHERNAHNFPLDLAAGDVAPVALTAPAING encoded by the coding sequence ATGACAACAACCTTACAACGTCGCGAAAGCGCCAACGTATGGGATCGATTCTGCGAATGGATCACCAGCACCAACAACCGGATTTACATCGGTTGGTTCGGCGTAGTCATGATCCCCACCCTGCTAGCAGCAACCGCTTGCTTCGTAATCGCCTTCATCGCCGCACCTCCAGTAGACATCGATGGTATCCGTGAACCAGTAGCAGGTTCCTTAATTTACGGAAACAACATCATCTCTGGTGCAGTAGTACCTTCCTCCAACGCCATCGGCTTGCACTTCTACCCAATTTGGGAAGCAGCTTCTCTAGATGAGTGGTTGTACAACGGCGGTCCTTACCAATTGGTAATCTTCCACTTCCTAATTGGCATATTCTGCTACATGGGTCGTGAATGGGAACTATCCTACCGCTTAGGTATGCGTCCTTGGATTGCGATCGCATATTCTGCTCCAGTAGCAGCAGCAAGTGCAGTCTTCTTGGTATACCCCATCGGACAAGGTTCATTCTCTGATGGTATGCCTTTGGGTATCTCAGGAACATTCAACTTCATGATCGTGTTCCAAGCAGAACACAACATCTTGATGCACCCCTTCCACCAACTCGGTGTAGCTGGTGTATTCGGCGGAAGTTTGTTCAGTGCAATGCACGGTTCTTTGGTAACTTCCTCCTTGGTTCGTGAAACAACCGAAACCGAATCACAAAACTACGGTTACAAATTCGGTCAAGAAGAAGAAACCTACAACATCGTTGCAGCCCACGGCTACTTCGGTCGGTTAATCTTCCAATACGCTTCCTTCAACAACAGCCGTTCACTGCACTTCTTCTTAGCAGCATGGCCTGTAATTGGTATCTGGTTCACCGCCTTGGGTGTCAGCACAATGGCGTTCAACTTGAACGGTTTCAACTTCAACCAATCAATCATTGACTCTGAAGGTCGTGTGATTGCAACTTGGGCAGATGTAATCAACCGCGCTAACTTGGGTATGGAAGTAATGCACGAGCGTAACGCTCACAACTTCCCTCTAGATTTAGCTGCTGGTGATGTTGCTCCTGTAGCTTTAACCGCTCCTGCTATCAACGGTTAA
- a CDS encoding histidine triad nucleotide-binding protein: MSETTETIFSKIISREIPADIVYEDNLALAFKDIHPQAPTHILVIPKKPLATLADAESEDHALLGHLLLTVKRVAEEAGLKNGYRVVINTGDDGGQTVHHLHLHILGGRQLDWPPG, translated from the coding sequence ATGAGTGAAACTACAGAAACGATTTTCAGCAAAATCATTAGTCGGGAAATTCCCGCTGATATTGTTTATGAGGATAATTTAGCCCTGGCATTCAAAGACATCCATCCTCAAGCACCAACTCATATCCTGGTCATTCCCAAAAAACCCCTGGCCACACTAGCTGATGCTGAATCTGAGGATCATGCTCTGTTGGGTCATCTTTTGTTAACCGTCAAACGTGTTGCAGAAGAAGCGGGACTGAAAAATGGTTATCGAGTTGTCATTAACACTGGTGATGACGGTGGTCAAACAGTCCATCATTTACATTTACATATTTTAGGAGGACGGCAGTTGGATTGGCCCCCTGGCTAA
- a CDS encoding response regulator transcription factor, with amino-acid sequence MNVLFVEDEAKIANFVRAGLKEQGFVVDYCDNGDEGYLRALDNEYDVILLDIMMPGKDGLSILKLLRRQGRNTPVILLTARNELDDRLQGLNLGADDYIAKPFFVEELVARIHAVVRRSVSERQNVLGVGPIKLDRITREVTCNHQAIELTSREFNLLEYLMRSPGRVFTRTQILEHVWGYDFNPNTNVVDVCIQRIRKKIDPIDEAVWIESIRGVGYRFRKPDSSS; translated from the coding sequence GTGAACGTTCTATTTGTCGAAGATGAAGCGAAAATTGCCAACTTTGTCCGGGCTGGGCTGAAGGAGCAGGGATTTGTTGTAGATTACTGCGATAATGGTGATGAAGGATATCTGCGAGCATTAGATAACGAATATGATGTGATTTTACTCGACATTATGATGCCGGGAAAAGATGGACTATCGATTCTAAAACTATTGCGGCGGCAAGGTCGAAATACTCCAGTAATTTTGTTGACGGCTCGGAATGAACTAGACGATCGCTTGCAAGGACTCAATTTGGGAGCCGATGACTATATCGCTAAACCGTTTTTTGTGGAAGAGTTAGTGGCTAGAATTCATGCCGTTGTGCGCCGGAGTGTGAGCGAACGCCAAAATGTACTTGGCGTTGGGCCGATTAAACTCGATCGCATCACCAGAGAAGTCACTTGCAATCACCAGGCGATAGAACTCACCAGCCGCGAATTTAATCTTCTAGAATATCTGATGCGCTCTCCCGGACGCGTTTTCACTCGGACTCAAATTCTAGAACACGTTTGGGGTTACGACTTTAACCCTAACACCAACGTTGTGGATGTTTGTATTCAGCGAATTCGTAAAAAAATTGACCCCATTGATGAAGCAGTCTGGATTGAAAGCATTCGAGGGGTTGGATACCGATTTCGCAAGCCAGATTCTTCCTCATGA
- a CDS encoding cell wall metabolism sensor histidine kinase WalK, translating to MKLDSFRLRLALLSAALAGSTLVGFGAISWLQIYNAKISRLDAELLNQLLRVTPNSPQRQEPPVPGSFFQSGDRQSYKDSLSYTFGTNTKTPVAVLVLDSNGNILYQSNSLPADLEVNRLLLARLQLTPAPPKREPPPLSPNTNPPFEPPPPIRPRPPQLVTEHTTKAVWRIGATKFPNAQIAIAVSLQAVDQEMASIRNIFLVSIPGALLLVAVGAWLVSGGALRPIRQLTGVIQQVTVKGLDQRIPIGTTDVEFVELIQVFNLMLERLERSFTQASRFSGDAAHELKTPLTILQGELERTLQQVDSGSEVQQRLSNLLDEVRRLSGIMRKLLLLSLADAGKMSLYLVEVDMSELLMEMLEDMEMLAPQLTVQTDFTDGLWVKGDRDLLIQVLQNLFSNAIKYNLPDGWIKIRAHQTPATLNVTIVNASQDIPANECDRIFDRFYRGDPSRNRKIEGIGLGLSLSREIARAHRGDLTLDSTPLGQTAFTLTLPLKL from the coding sequence ATGAAACTTGATTCCTTTCGACTCCGCCTTGCTCTGTTGTCTGCGGCTTTAGCTGGAAGCACATTAGTCGGATTTGGTGCAATTTCCTGGTTGCAGATTTACAATGCTAAGATTAGCCGTCTGGATGCAGAACTATTAAATCAATTGCTGCGGGTAACTCCGAACTCGCCTCAACGACAGGAACCTCCCGTTCCCGGAAGTTTTTTCCAATCAGGCGATCGCCAATCTTACAAAGATTCATTGTCTTATACTTTTGGAACCAATACCAAAACTCCCGTCGCCGTTCTGGTGCTTGATTCAAACGGCAATATACTTTATCAATCAAACTCCTTACCTGCCGATCTTGAAGTGAATCGTCTGTTGCTGGCGCGTCTCCAGTTGACACCAGCACCCCCGAAAAGAGAACCACCGCCTTTATCCCCCAATACAAATCCACCCTTCGAGCCGCCGCCGCCGATTCGTCCACGTCCACCTCAACTTGTCACTGAACACACGACAAAAGCAGTCTGGCGGATTGGGGCCACTAAATTTCCCAATGCTCAGATTGCCATTGCCGTTAGCTTACAAGCCGTCGATCAAGAAATGGCTAGCATTCGCAATATCTTTCTGGTTTCAATTCCGGGAGCGCTGTTGCTAGTTGCAGTGGGAGCATGGTTAGTTTCTGGTGGTGCTTTGCGTCCCATCCGTCAATTAACGGGTGTAATTCAACAGGTGACTGTCAAAGGCTTAGATCAGCGGATTCCCATTGGAACAACTGATGTGGAATTTGTCGAACTGATTCAGGTGTTTAACTTGATGTTGGAACGCTTGGAACGCAGTTTTACTCAAGCTTCCCGCTTTAGTGGTGATGCGGCTCATGAACTAAAAACCCCACTAACTATTTTACAAGGCGAACTCGAACGAACACTACAGCAGGTTGATTCTGGTAGTGAAGTACAACAGCGCTTAAGCAACCTGTTGGATGAGGTGCGCCGCCTGAGTGGAATTATGCGGAAACTCTTGTTGCTATCTCTGGCAGATGCAGGAAAAATGAGCTTGTATTTGGTTGAGGTAGATATGTCTGAGTTGCTCATGGAAATGCTAGAAGATATGGAAATGCTAGCTCCCCAGTTGACTGTGCAAACTGACTTCACTGATGGACTGTGGGTAAAAGGCGATCGCGATCTTTTAATTCAAGTTTTGCAAAACCTGTTCAGTAATGCCATCAAATACAATCTTCCCGACGGCTGGATCAAAATTCGCGCTCATCAAACTCCAGCAACCCTTAATGTAACCATTGTCAACGCATCCCAAGATATTCCAGCGAACGAATGCGATCGCATTTTTGACCGCTTCTATCGCGGCGATCCCTCACGTAACCGCAAAATAGAAGGAATCGGACTAGGACTCAGCCTATCCCGCGAAATTGCCCGCGCCCATCGTGGCGATCTCACCCTTGACTCAACACCTTTAGGTCAAACAGCATTCACCCTGACTTTACCATTGAAGTTATAA